In Duganella zoogloeoides, a single genomic region encodes these proteins:
- a CDS encoding LysR substrate-binding domain-containing protein translates to MQYPSFRQLQSLVLVARHESVSRAADAMHVTQPAISLQLRTLEEIAGIALTRKVGRNIQLTAAGEVMLDFSERMLRLWQQAEEELAALQGVTSGTLRIGAVTTAEHLLPPLLVPFTLKRPDVHLKLQVGNRAEIISMLARHEIDLAIMGTPPRELRTNAARFARHPMAFVASPAHPLMKKKRLTLADIKGANLMVRERGSGTRTAVERLLRDAGHPLEFGSEVSSNEAIKRMVSAGLGLGFLSVHACGLEFEAGLLAILPMAGNPVEADWQIMHLTDQPIPKVAASFQDFVIEHGQDLVARELESVYKLLGRRKKV, encoded by the coding sequence ATGCAATATCCGAGTTTCCGCCAGTTGCAATCGCTGGTCCTGGTGGCGCGGCACGAGAGCGTGTCGCGGGCGGCGGATGCGATGCACGTCACGCAGCCGGCGATTTCGCTGCAACTGCGCACGCTGGAAGAAATTGCCGGCATCGCCCTCACGCGCAAGGTGGGCCGCAATATCCAGCTCACCGCTGCGGGCGAGGTGATGCTCGATTTTTCCGAACGCATGCTGCGGCTGTGGCAGCAGGCGGAGGAAGAACTGGCGGCGCTGCAAGGCGTCACCAGCGGCACGCTGCGCATCGGCGCGGTCACCACCGCCGAGCATTTGCTGCCGCCGCTGTTGGTGCCGTTTACGTTGAAGCGCCCCGACGTCCACTTGAAACTCCAGGTGGGCAACCGCGCGGAGATCATCAGCATGCTGGCGCGCCACGAGATCGACCTGGCCATCATGGGCACGCCGCCGCGCGAGCTGCGCACCAACGCGGCCCGCTTCGCGCGCCACCCGATGGCTTTCGTGGCCAGCCCGGCCCACCCTTTGATGAAGAAGAAGCGCCTCACGCTGGCCGACATCAAGGGCGCCAACCTGATGGTGCGCGAACGCGGCTCGGGCACCCGCACCGCCGTCGAACGGCTGCTGCGCGACGCCGGTCATCCGCTCGAATTCGGCTCCGAGGTGTCGAGCAACGAGGCGATCAAGCGCATGGTGTCGGCCGGCCTGGGGCTGGGCTTTTTGTCGGTGCACGCGTGCGGGCTGGAATTCGAGGCGGGCCTGCTGGCGATTTTGCCGATGGCCGGCAACCCGGTCGAAGCGGACTGGCAAATCATGCACCTGACCGACCAGCCGATCCCCAAGGTGGCGGCATCGTTTCAGGACTTCGTGATCGAGCACGGGCAAGACCTGGTGGCGCGCGAGCTGGAGAGCGTCTATAAACTGCTGGGGCGGCGCAAAAAGGTGTGA
- a CDS encoding alpha/beta hydrolase, giving the protein MKHTKKVAGVAGILSVLWIGLTAAVAASQNRLLFNPLGSRREVLKPYSAGHRTRAVVIRAKDGTRLSGWLMTPRLAGPHPGVVYFGGRSEEVSWVARDAGQLFPGMTVLAVNYRGYGDSHGDPAEIHFVEDGRMLYDWLANRRDVDPQRMAVVGRSLGSGVAVQVAIDREPCSVVLITPYDSILAIAKRKFRTLPVEYVLRHKFESVKYAEKINAPVYVLRSEHDDIVPHSHTDLLVQKLGTLQADEIVPGSNHINIPYLPETQERIAYFLTDRFYPQPVLPV; this is encoded by the coding sequence ATGAAGCATACAAAAAAAGTCGCCGGCGTGGCCGGCATTCTGAGCGTGTTGTGGATCGGATTGACGGCGGCGGTGGCAGCGAGCCAGAACCGCCTGTTATTCAACCCGCTGGGCAGCCGGCGCGAAGTGCTCAAGCCCTACAGCGCCGGGCATCGCACCCGCGCGGTCGTGATCCGCGCCAAAGACGGCACGCGCCTGTCCGGCTGGCTGATGACGCCGCGCCTGGCCGGCCCGCACCCCGGTGTGGTGTATTTCGGCGGCCGCTCGGAGGAAGTGTCGTGGGTGGCGCGCGACGCCGGCCAGTTGTTCCCCGGCATGACCGTGCTGGCCGTGAACTACCGTGGCTACGGCGATTCGCACGGCGATCCGGCCGAAATCCATTTCGTCGAAGACGGCCGCATGCTGTACGACTGGCTGGCCAACCGCCGCGACGTCGATCCCCAACGCATGGCGGTGGTGGGGCGCAGCCTCGGTTCCGGTGTGGCGGTGCAGGTGGCCATCGACCGCGAGCCGTGTTCCGTGGTGCTGATCACGCCTTACGATTCGATCCTGGCGATCGCCAAGCGCAAGTTCCGCACGCTGCCGGTGGAGTACGTCCTGCGCCACAAGTTCGAGTCGGTGAAGTACGCCGAGAAGATCAACGCCCCCGTGTACGTGCTGCGCTCCGAGCATGACGACATCGTGCCGCATTCGCACACCGACCTGCTGGTACAAAAACTGGGTACCTTGCAGGCCGACGAGATCGTGCCCGGTTCGAACCACATCAACATCCCCTACCTGCCGGAGACGCAGGAGCGCATCGCCTACTTCCTCACCGACCGCTTCTATCCGCAGCCGGTCCTGCCAGTGTAG
- a CDS encoding CYTH and CHAD domain-containing protein: MEIELKLLLAEEHNTTLMALPMLADHADGAPRRQHLSAHYFDTPDLHLLRHGAGLRVRKEDGLWIQTMKAGGSVQSGLHSRNEWECPVARPWPQLGKLRKLIAKHDDAEPWLDMLAAPELKQRLEALFVVEVERHTWDLDIEGSRIELVLDHGHIERHGRQVAVNEIELELKDGDPSALFSFALELHEHIPLRISNINKAQRGYRLCRETGTEPYRAKALTLDADATVAQALQAILGNCLQHIQNNEQAIIDGDDPETLHQMRVGLRRMRSALKLFDDVAPCPPALADDIAWLGGELGAARDADVLLTDTLPRVQANPGGKNGLMALQQLALDASQSRRRTAAQALLSPRYTQLLLSMGVWMQHLSTDVPDAPLADFAQAILQRLHKRLLKRATRMDDADPASIHSTRIAAKRGRYALEFFHALYREKSARQYLKALAAIQSALGQHNDLVVAEALLLEMAEQHPEALDTISFARGYLQGLQSREAIDLDAIRATLQALRLPRN; the protein is encoded by the coding sequence ATGGAAATCGAACTCAAACTGCTGCTCGCCGAAGAGCACAACACCACCCTGATGGCGCTGCCCATGCTGGCCGACCACGCCGACGGCGCCCCGCGCCGCCAGCACCTGTCCGCGCATTATTTCGATACCCCCGACCTGCACCTGCTGCGCCACGGCGCCGGCCTGCGCGTGCGCAAGGAAGACGGTCTCTGGATCCAGACCATGAAAGCGGGCGGCAGCGTCCAGAGCGGGCTGCACAGCCGTAACGAGTGGGAGTGCCCGGTGGCGCGGCCCTGGCCGCAATTGGGCAAGTTGCGCAAGCTGATAGCCAAACACGATGACGCCGAACCATGGCTCGACATGCTGGCAGCCCCCGAACTCAAGCAACGGCTGGAAGCGCTGTTCGTGGTCGAAGTGGAACGCCATACCTGGGATCTCGATATCGAAGGCAGCCGCATCGAACTGGTGCTCGACCATGGCCATATCGAACGCCACGGCCGCCAGGTGGCCGTCAACGAAATCGAACTCGAACTCAAGGACGGCGACCCGTCCGCGCTGTTCTCGTTTGCGCTGGAATTACACGAACATATTCCGCTGCGGATCAGCAATATCAACAAGGCCCAGCGCGGCTACCGGCTGTGCCGAGAAACCGGCACCGAGCCATACCGCGCCAAAGCGCTCACGCTTGATGCCGATGCCACCGTGGCGCAGGCGCTGCAAGCCATCCTCGGCAACTGCCTGCAACATATCCAGAACAACGAGCAAGCCATCATCGACGGCGACGACCCGGAAACGCTGCACCAGATGCGCGTGGGCCTGCGCCGCATGCGTTCGGCTCTGAAATTGTTCGACGACGTGGCGCCGTGCCCGCCCGCGCTGGCCGACGACATCGCCTGGCTCGGCGGCGAACTGGGCGCCGCGCGCGATGCCGACGTGCTGCTCACCGACACCCTGCCCCGGGTGCAAGCCAATCCGGGCGGCAAGAATGGCCTGATGGCGCTGCAACAACTGGCGCTGGACGCGTCGCAAAGCCGCCGCCGCACGGCGGCGCAAGCGCTGCTGTCGCCGCGCTACACGCAGTTATTGTTGAGCATGGGCGTGTGGATGCAACACCTGTCCACCGACGTCCCCGATGCACCGCTGGCCGACTTTGCCCAGGCCATTTTGCAGCGCCTGCACAAGCGTTTATTGAAACGCGCCACCCGCATGGACGACGCCGACCCGGCATCCATCCACAGCACCCGCATCGCGGCCAAGCGCGGCCGGTATGCACTGGAATTTTTCCACGCCCTGTACCGTGAAAAATCGGCGCGCCAGTATCTGAAAGCGCTGGCGGCGATCCAGTCGGCGCTGGGCCAGCATAACGACCTGGTGGTGGCCGAAGCGCTGCTGCTGGAGATGGCCGAACAGCATCCGGAGGCGCTGGACACGATCAGCTTCGCGCGCGGCTATCTGCAGGGGCTGCAGAGCCGCGAGGCGATCGACCTCGACGCCATCCGCGCCACTTTGCAGGCCTTGCGCCTGCCGCGCAACTAA
- a CDS encoding alpha/beta fold hydrolase, producing the protein MKPAIVLLHSSMSSKAQWAALSTQLADKYRCIPLDLLGYGAAPFPAGAGPDYVHTLAHEAEAINAALATELAPGEPFHLVGHSYGGASALHLARQAPDRVLSLALHEPVAFHLLPAHDASKLEITGVVDTILAAPSDRDATRIFIDYWNRPGSFDAAPPAAQDKMIAMIAKVKLDFQALLGEPVAFADLADLKVRTLVMAGQHSPISTRGLAPQLAAALPNATVLETRGAHMGPITHGEAINPVIAAFIGA; encoded by the coding sequence ATGAAACCGGCCATCGTCCTGCTCCACAGTTCCATGAGTTCCAAGGCCCAGTGGGCCGCCCTGTCCACGCAGCTGGCAGACAAGTACCGCTGTATCCCGCTCGACCTGCTCGGCTACGGCGCCGCGCCCTTCCCCGCCGGCGCCGGCCCAGATTACGTCCACACGCTGGCGCACGAGGCAGAGGCGATCAACGCCGCGCTGGCCACCGAGCTGGCGCCCGGCGAACCGTTCCACCTGGTGGGCCACTCGTACGGCGGCGCTTCGGCACTGCATCTGGCGCGCCAGGCGCCCGACCGCGTGCTGTCGCTGGCGCTGCACGAGCCGGTGGCGTTCCACCTGCTGCCGGCGCACGACGCATCCAAGCTGGAAATCACCGGCGTGGTCGATACCATCCTCGCCGCCCCGTCGGATCGCGACGCCACCCGCATCTTCATCGATTACTGGAACCGCCCCGGCTCGTTCGACGCCGCGCCGCCGGCCGCGCAGGACAAGATGATCGCCATGATCGCCAAGGTGAAGCTGGACTTCCAGGCGCTGCTGGGCGAGCCGGTGGCGTTTGCCGACCTGGCGGACCTGAAGGTACGCACGCTGGTGATGGCGGGCCAGCACAGCCCCATCTCCACGCGCGGCCTGGCGCCGCAGCTGGCGGCTGCGCTGCCCAATGCCACGGTGCTGGAGACGCGCGGCGCCCACATGGGACCGATCACGCATGGCGAGGCCATCAACCCGGTGATCGCCGCGTTTATCGGCGCTTGA
- a CDS encoding HAD family hydrolase, with translation MSIDVIFLGLDGVLFDTETPHLAACNTAFATAGLSLRWDARALRHAVATHGYARAIEGALPPSLPARDRKRAAEMAQDKHREFHHAIVTAPPKALPAALALIDDAIADGCKICILTDLPAATASALLSNAFGTDVNSLFTVVTGGANFDGPTGTGPYARALHAIGVQASDGIAIDAGAPALRAAECAGLWTVSIAPARQGADVVRPRQFITYDALRELHGGPYSHQAPQVPPVSKQAAAARQLAA, from the coding sequence ATGAGCATAGACGTGATCTTCCTCGGCCTGGACGGCGTACTGTTCGACACCGAAACCCCGCACCTGGCGGCCTGCAACACGGCCTTCGCCACCGCCGGTCTGTCGCTGCGCTGGGACGCGCGCGCCTTGCGCCACGCCGTCGCCACCCACGGCTACGCCCGCGCCATCGAGGGCGCCCTGCCGCCGTCGCTGCCTGCACGCGACCGCAAGCGCGCCGCCGAAATGGCACAGGACAAGCACCGCGAATTCCACCACGCGATCGTCACCGCGCCACCGAAAGCGCTGCCGGCAGCGCTGGCCCTGATCGACGACGCCATCGCCGACGGCTGCAAGATCTGCATCCTGACCGACCTGCCGGCGGCCACCGCCTCCGCGCTGCTGTCGAACGCCTTCGGCACCGACGTCAACAGCCTGTTCACGGTGGTCACGGGCGGCGCCAACTTCGACGGCCCCACTGGCACCGGCCCGTACGCCCGCGCACTGCACGCCATCGGCGTGCAGGCGTCGGATGGCATCGCCATCGATGCCGGTGCGCCGGCCCTGCGCGCAGCGGAATGCGCCGGCCTCTGGACCGTCAGCATCGCCCCGGCCAGACAAGGCGCCGACGTGGTGCGCCCGCGCCAGTTCATCACCTACGATGCGCTGCGCGAACTGCACGGCGGACCTTACAGCCACCAGGCGCCGCAAGTGCCGCCGGTGTCGAAGCAAGCCGCCGCAGCGCGCCAATTGGCCGCCTGA
- a CDS encoding LysE family translocator produces the protein MSPDLLLPLCTFAVVSSITPGPNNTMILASGLNYGFKRSLPHLFGICGGFSFMVVAVGFGLQAVFEAVPMLQLILKYLGAIYLLWLAWKLANAAPMSAEQAQLSKPLGFWGAAAFQWINPKAWVMILSAMSTYLPPHAQLADVFLLALVFLLIGFVCVGAWALFGVVLRGFLQDPRSVRIFNVSMALLLLASLYPMLRS, from the coding sequence ATGTCCCCCGATCTGCTGCTGCCGCTGTGTACCTTTGCCGTCGTCAGTTCCATCACGCCCGGCCCCAACAACACCATGATCCTGGCCTCCGGCCTGAACTATGGCTTCAAGCGTTCGCTGCCGCATCTGTTCGGCATTTGCGGCGGCTTTTCGTTCATGGTGGTTGCGGTGGGTTTCGGCTTGCAGGCCGTGTTCGAGGCAGTGCCGATGTTGCAGCTGATCCTCAAGTACCTGGGTGCGATCTACCTGCTGTGGCTGGCGTGGAAGCTGGCGAACGCGGCGCCGATGAGTGCCGAGCAGGCGCAGCTGTCGAAACCGCTCGGTTTCTGGGGCGCTGCCGCCTTCCAGTGGATCAATCCCAAGGCGTGGGTGATGATCCTCAGCGCCATGAGCACATACCTGCCACCGCATGCGCAGCTGGCCGACGTGTTCTTGCTGGCGCTGGTGTTCCTGCTGATCGGCTTTGTCTGCGTGGGAGCGTGGGCGCTGTTCGGCGTGGTGCTGCGCGGCTTTCTGCAAGATCCGCGCTCGGTGCGCATCTTTAATGTCAGCATGGCGTTGCTGCTGCTGGCGTCGCTGTATCCGATGCTGCGCAGCTAG
- a CDS encoding DinB family protein: protein MTGPEYLVVLAAYNADMNRQVYDAAARLPPGAFTAERGAFFGSLAGTLNHLLAGDTIWLGRFAGFRPAWTALAGVRDLPQPGGLAHHFGDDLAALRAQRELLDAIISAWAPQVTAGDMAATFEYRSKKGDTYRKNFGLVVTHFFNHQTHHRGQASTLLTQAGVDIGATDLIGWAPDIGAEPASQS from the coding sequence ATGACCGGGCCTGAGTATCTCGTGGTGCTGGCGGCGTACAACGCCGACATGAACCGCCAGGTGTACGACGCCGCCGCGCGCCTGCCGCCCGGCGCGTTCACCGCCGAACGCGGGGCCTTTTTCGGCTCGCTGGCCGGCACCCTGAACCACCTGCTGGCCGGCGACACCATCTGGCTCGGACGCTTCGCCGGCTTCCGCCCCGCCTGGACCGCGCTGGCCGGCGTGCGCGACCTGCCGCAACCCGGCGGCCTGGCGCACCATTTCGGCGACGACCTGGCCGCGCTGCGCGCCCAGCGCGAACTGCTCGACGCCATCATCTCGGCGTGGGCGCCGCAGGTAACAGCCGGCGATATGGCCGCTACCTTCGAATACCGCAGCAAGAAGGGCGACACCTATCGCAAGAATTTCGGCCTGGTGGTGACGCATTTTTTCAACCACCAGACCCACCATCGCGGCCAGGCCAGCACCCTGCTCACGCAGGCCGGCGTCGATATCGGCGCCACCGACCTGATCGGCTGGGCGCCCGACATTGGCGCGGAACCCGCGTCACAAAGCTGA
- a CDS encoding DUF3422 family protein, translating to MSLAYRATADFAKLNHPMRVPLSAEIHSRPFLQLQAPESLTHFALYVQQDHPSQKLHRSTQHEILQQLCAHYGVAAPGAQARYFFHDFGRFRLKWECHTEFATFTFVERADTDPDFRQSFQKVPLQHVPQEWLAGLHGKIIVAAHVLLCAGVEGSDKTEAIAALFQGKSLVGSNVAGAAEVWTDFLIQPDGFSRFVVRDMGLREFQSGRLVGRLLEIETYRMMALLGLPNAEASQPLLNGIENELADLTATLVQADQPAQDARIDAREEGHLLHHITSLAARLEKISVNNSYRFAASQAYFSLVQARIHELREVRIAGIQTLAEFMGRRLAPAMHTCTSVALRQEALAKRIGRSNDLLRTRVGIEQEGQNRKILQSLDARAAQQLRLQQAVEGLSAVAISYYTLGLIGYAGKAMKAGGLAVNPDILQGVAVPVVIAAVWLGLRRVHHHIAERSQAGARQLA from the coding sequence ATGTCCCTCGCATACCGCGCCACCGCCGATTTCGCCAAGCTCAATCACCCGATGCGGGTACCGCTGTCGGCCGAAATCCATTCCCGCCCGTTCCTGCAACTGCAGGCGCCGGAAAGCCTGACCCATTTCGCGCTGTACGTGCAGCAGGACCATCCTTCGCAAAAGCTCCACCGCAGCACCCAGCACGAAATTTTGCAGCAGCTGTGCGCCCACTACGGCGTGGCTGCGCCAGGCGCGCAGGCGCGCTACTTCTTCCACGACTTCGGCCGCTTTCGCCTCAAGTGGGAGTGCCACACCGAGTTCGCGACGTTCACGTTTGTCGAGCGGGCGGACACCGATCCCGATTTCCGCCAGTCGTTCCAGAAGGTGCCGCTGCAGCACGTGCCGCAAGAGTGGCTCGCCGGCTTGCACGGCAAGATCATCGTTGCCGCCCACGTGCTGCTGTGTGCAGGCGTGGAGGGCAGCGACAAGACCGAGGCGATTGCCGCCCTGTTCCAGGGCAAGTCGCTGGTGGGCAGCAACGTGGCCGGCGCCGCCGAGGTGTGGACCGATTTCCTAATCCAGCCCGATGGCTTTTCCCGCTTCGTGGTACGCGACATGGGCCTGCGCGAGTTCCAGTCCGGCCGCCTGGTGGGCCGCCTGCTGGAAATCGAAACCTACCGCATGATGGCGCTGCTGGGGCTACCGAACGCGGAAGCGTCACAGCCGCTGTTGAACGGCATCGAGAACGAACTGGCCGACCTCACCGCTACCCTGGTGCAGGCCGACCAGCCAGCGCAGGACGCGCGCATCGACGCGCGCGAAGAAGGCCACCTGCTGCACCACATCACCAGCCTGGCGGCGCGGCTCGAGAAAATCTCGGTCAACAACAGTTATCGGTTCGCCGCCTCGCAGGCGTATTTCAGCTTGGTGCAGGCGCGCATCCACGAGCTGCGCGAGGTGCGCATCGCCGGCATCCAGACCCTGGCCGAATTCATGGGCCGCCGCCTGGCGCCGGCCATGCACACGTGTACGTCGGTGGCGCTGCGCCAGGAAGCGCTGGCCAAGCGTATCGGACGCAGCAACGACCTGCTGCGCACCCGCGTGGGCATCGAGCAGGAAGGCCAGAACCGCAAGATCCTGCAATCGCTCGACGCGCGCGCAGCCCAGCAACTGCGGCTGCAACAGGCGGTGGAGGGTTTGTCGGCCGTGGCGATTTCGTACTACACGCTGGGACTGATCGGCTACGCCGGCAAGGCCATGAAGGCAGGTGGCCTGGCCGTCAACCCGGACATCCTGCAAGGGGTGGCGGTGCCGGTGGTGATCGCGGCCGTGTGGCTGGGACTGCGCCGCGTGCACCACCATATCGCCGAGCGCAGCCAGGCTGGCGCGCGCCAGCTGGCCTGA
- the gluQRS gene encoding tRNA glutamyl-Q(34) synthetase GluQRS codes for MDDLVGNSSANLARHAAGNSAGISAGNSAANYVGRFAPSPTGPLHIGSLVAAMASYLDAKVHHGQWLVRIEDVDGDRNVAGADAHILASLQRCGMAWDGDVTWQSRRTGLYDAALRQLGDLVYPCGCSRREIADSQLSLTGRQAQALIYPGTCRHGLAPGKTARALRLKVPQSPPCVIAFEDRWAGHISQDLTDEVGDFVIKRADGFWAYQLAVVVDDGAQGITDIVRGADLLDSTPRQLYLQQVLGLPQPTYLHVPVVVNSVGEKLSKQTGAQAFDTGAAPADLLQQALLPAARFLGMALTAGSLDDFWRQAVPAWENVLKDTCASWR; via the coding sequence TTGGACGACTTGGTGGGCAACTCTTCGGCCAACCTGGCGCGCCACGCGGCAGGCAACTCAGCAGGCATCTCGGCGGGCAACTCTGCGGCCAACTACGTCGGCCGCTTCGCGCCATCGCCCACCGGGCCGCTGCATATCGGCTCGCTGGTGGCTGCCATGGCCAGCTACCTCGATGCCAAGGTCCACCACGGCCAGTGGCTGGTACGCATCGAGGATGTCGATGGCGACCGCAACGTGGCCGGCGCCGACGCGCACATCCTCGCCTCGCTGCAACGCTGCGGCATGGCCTGGGATGGCGACGTCACCTGGCAAAGCCGCCGCACCGGCCTGTACGACGCCGCGCTGCGCCAGCTTGGCGACCTGGTCTACCCGTGCGGCTGCTCGCGGCGCGAGATCGCCGATTCGCAACTGAGCCTCACCGGCCGCCAGGCCCAGGCGCTGATTTATCCCGGCACCTGCCGCCATGGCCTCGCACCCGGCAAGACCGCGCGCGCACTGCGCCTGAAAGTGCCGCAGTCGCCGCCGTGCGTGATCGCTTTCGAGGACCGCTGGGCCGGCCACATCAGCCAGGACCTGACCGACGAGGTGGGCGACTTCGTGATCAAGCGCGCGGACGGCTTCTGGGCCTACCAGCTGGCGGTGGTGGTGGACGATGGCGCGCAAGGCATCACCGACATCGTGCGCGGCGCCGACCTGCTCGACTCCACGCCGCGCCAGCTCTACCTGCAGCAGGTGCTGGGCTTGCCCCAGCCGACCTACCTGCATGTGCCGGTGGTGGTGAACAGCGTGGGCGAAAAACTGTCGAAGCAGACCGGCGCCCAGGCTTTCGATACGGGCGCCGCACCGGCCGACCTGTTGCAGCAGGCGCTGCTGCCGGCCGCGCGCTTTCTCGGCATGGCGTTGACCGCCGGTTCGCTCGACGATTTCTGGCGCCAGGCGGTACCGGCCTGGGAAAATGTCCTGAAAGACACGTGCGCCAGCTGGCGATAA
- a CDS encoding M28 family peptidase has translation MHKMTPSFVASALAISLALAFPAHAASTATAPLVQEAPLRAHLAFLSNDLLEGRGTGQRGADLAALYLETQAQALGLTPGNGNSFRQSVQIAGIKTLPAESTLKLEANGQALPAAFGKDWVFAPGDAIAVHQLNAELVFVGYGIKADDEKWDDFKGVDLKGKILVAMVNDPQPTAEQPNRFNGKGLTYYGRWTYKFEEAQRQGAAGVILIHTTPTASYGWSVIQNSWSGVERFQLAAGTLGTALQGWMTDDTARALFKAAGQDLDTLRAAAERADFKPVPLAAKVNGEMKAAVRKVEQFNIAAVVPGTDPRLKDEVVIYSAHYDHLGKQGESGDTIFNGAVDNASGSAALLAMAQEAKRAPARRSQMFLWVAAEEQGLLGSAAYASSPLWPLAKTAANLNLDSLNFVGATRDIGTQGSERTELGKMAETAAKAMGMHIAKAEPDLAGGYFRSDHFSFAKNGVPAFSIESGSEYIKDPTGSKEKAKAYGKRYHQASDEYDASWDLSGMVQTAQYTLNLGRIIANNPKLPEWKAGDAFAKPRNAK, from the coding sequence ATGCACAAAATGACCCCTTCCTTCGTTGCCTCCGCCCTGGCCATAAGCCTGGCGCTCGCATTCCCGGCTCACGCAGCCAGCACCGCCACCGCACCGCTGGTGCAGGAAGCGCCGCTGCGCGCCCACCTCGCGTTCCTGTCCAACGACCTGCTCGAAGGCCGCGGTACCGGCCAGCGCGGCGCCGACCTGGCTGCCCTGTACCTGGAAACCCAGGCGCAGGCGCTGGGCCTCACGCCTGGCAACGGCAACAGCTTCCGCCAGTCGGTGCAGATCGCCGGCATCAAGACCCTGCCTGCCGAGAGCACGTTGAAACTGGAAGCGAACGGCCAGGCGCTGCCGGCCGCCTTCGGCAAGGACTGGGTGTTTGCGCCCGGCGACGCCATCGCCGTGCACCAGTTGAACGCGGAGCTGGTGTTTGTGGGCTACGGCATCAAGGCCGACGATGAAAAATGGGATGACTTCAAGGGCGTGGACCTGAAGGGCAAGATCCTGGTAGCGATGGTCAACGATCCGCAACCGACCGCCGAGCAGCCGAACCGCTTCAACGGCAAGGGCCTGACCTACTACGGCCGCTGGACCTATAAATTCGAAGAAGCCCAGCGCCAGGGCGCGGCCGGCGTGATCCTGATCCACACCACGCCCACCGCCTCGTATGGCTGGAGCGTGATCCAGAACAGCTGGTCGGGCGTGGAACGCTTCCAGCTGGCCGCCGGCACGCTGGGCACCGCCTTGCAGGGCTGGATGACCGACGACACCGCGCGCGCGCTGTTCAAGGCCGCCGGCCAGGACCTAGACACGCTGCGTGCCGCCGCCGAGCGCGCCGACTTCAAACCGGTGCCGCTGGCAGCCAAGGTGAACGGCGAAATGAAGGCAGCCGTGCGCAAGGTCGAACAATTCAATATCGCCGCCGTGGTGCCTGGTACTGACCCCAGGCTCAAGGACGAAGTGGTGATCTACAGCGCCCACTACGACCACCTGGGCAAGCAAGGCGAGAGCGGCGACACCATCTTCAACGGCGCCGTGGACAACGCCTCGGGCTCGGCAGCGTTGCTGGCCATGGCGCAGGAAGCCAAGCGTGCACCAGCCAGGCGCAGCCAGATGTTCCTGTGGGTGGCAGCCGAAGAGCAGGGCTTGCTGGGCAGTGCTGCCTACGCGTCGTCGCCGTTGTGGCCGCTGGCGAAAACCGCCGCCAACCTCAACCTCGACAGCCTGAATTTCGTGGGCGCCACGCGCGACATCGGCACCCAGGGCAGCGAGCGCACCGAGCTGGGCAAGATGGCCGAGACGGCCGCCAAAGCCATGGGCATGCATATCGCCAAGGCCGAACCGGACCTGGCCGGCGGCTACTTCCGCAGCGACCACTTCAGCTTTGCCAAGAATGGCGTACCGGCGTTCTCTATCGAGTCGGGCAGCGAGTACATCAAGGACCCGACCGGTTCGAAAGAAAAAGCCAAGGCTTACGGCAAGCGCTACCACCAGGCCAGCGACGAATACGATGCCAGCTGGGACCTGTCGGGCATGGTGCAGACGGCGCAGTACACGCTCAACCTGGGCCGCATCATCGCCAACAATCCGAAGCTGCCGGAGTGGAAGGCGGGCGATGCATTTGCCAAGCCACGCAACGCAAAATAA